From Magnolia sinica isolate HGM2019 chromosome 13, MsV1, whole genome shotgun sequence, one genomic window encodes:
- the LOC131223503 gene encoding disease resistance protein At4g27190-like isoform X4 — MEKAAGSAAIEVGKCACPYLKEYVGYLMHFNDNVKDLKDHVQDLVARKERIDRLVSPDHSNGEEETPEVRLWLTRAAQMIQEAVTIQQKVAENKGCLHCLNLRWRYSISKQAKQMTESIVRHYDDGNPEKMKMTMPPSLLTVINEEAPSIQGLPSVESSLQEVMSALRDENTKIIGVWGMGGVGKTTLVKNVNNRLDGTQEFNKVIMVTVSEDVDIQRIQGDIAKRLGFTLQDETESSRASDLRNRLMQEKKFLIILDDLWERLDLAAVGIPSTNSLEGCKIIFTTRNKDVCKGMESQVDIQVKVLSDEESWKLFKDKAGVIVDDPSFHTKAREVFKECAGLPLAIITLGRALRGERDPRVWDNALSQLKKSAPRNIKEMEKGVYQSIKISYERLQAELKLGFLFCSLFPEDFDIHVDRMISFWNGEGFLEDVESLEEALNKGHALVEELKSSCLLLAGEKEGYVKMHDIVRDVAIWISSEECEDCKSFVRIGSKGLPQGKSWEEYQRISLWRCGINKLPEGMHCPKLVTLMMPGNKQLTEIQGWFWEATKALRVLDLSRTAISKIPVLSNLVNLRVLCLRSCMFEEGNCLSALGGLKQLEFLDLSFNKWLCELPNEIGELVNLRSLDLTDTVHLKIVPSGVISRLTLLEELKMWNSFDEWKAEEKDASSSSSSNACLSEVVSLKELSNLHLCIVQVERLPRDYPLIKHLTKLKKFCFCICTRPDDDDDDDVLYFNRPESNPDELNTDELRYMEIVGCSLIPEWALMLLPQTTHLKLRECKGQEALNRGGGFSSLKSLTVYGCDDVEFVVSAKESPKNAFGNLQSLELRKLPNLKKVVTKYEEGLLPTFLFHNLKEVVVNGCPELKHLLPSFLLQGMDNLTDVRVSDCGGMEHLFDGPPTVEQRNDVLSKLETLDLVYLTSMTSIWPMGLVVKLQNLATLEVWDCRGLKKSVMSAMQMNGGLPNLYELIVNDCEGVEEIISDVVDNEGLLPKLRILNLSDLPKLVRICGGEADPLLQLDWNSLEVIQVLRCGGMEHEFDGPPNDVFFKIKTSNLKDLHNLTTLVLRRCHFFKKTIMSSVQMKGGLPNLVNLTVDDCGGVEEIISDVVDNEGLLPKLENLTLSSLPELVRIYGGGEAVPPPQLDWHSLKTVEVYRCPKLKKVQPVQGGTNSVPSLKEIKGERNWWEGLDWEGDDRVISQFLALFKEVFLLLKFII; from the exons ATGGAAAAGGCGGCAGGTTCAGCTGCAATCGAGGTCGGAAAGTGTGCATGCCCTTATCTTAAGGAATATGTGGGCTATCTTATGCATTTTAATGACAACGTTAAGGATCTGAAAGACCACGTACAAGATCTGGTGGCCAGGAAGGAGCGCATAGATCGATTGGTAAGCCCGGACCACTCCAATGGTGAAGAAGAAACCCCAGAAGTTAGGCTATGGCTAACACGAGCTGCCCAAATGATACAAGAAGCAGTGACGATACAGCAAAAAGTGGCAGAAAACAAGGGATGTCTACATTGTCTGAATTTGAGATGGCGTTACAGTATAAGCAAGCAGGCGAAACAGATGACGGAGAGCATTGTTAGGCACTATGATGATGGGAATCCCGAGAAGATGAAGATGACAATGCCCCCATCCCTTCTGACCGTCATAAACGAGGAAGCTCCATCAATCCAAGGTCTACCATCAGTAGAATCATCTCTCCAAGAAGTCATGAGTGCTTTACGTGATGAAAATACCAAAATAATTGGAGTATGGGGCATGGGTGGTGTGGGCAAAACTACCCTCGTGAAAAATGTGAACAATAGGTTAGATGGGACACAAGAATTCAATAAAGTCATAATGGTGACTGTTTCAGAGGACGTGGACATCCAAAGGATCCAGGGCGACATTGCAAAGAGATTGGGTTTCACACTCCAGGATGAGACCGAGTCCTCGCGAGCAAGTGATCTGAGGAATAGATTGATGCAAGAGAAGAAATTTCTCATCATATTGGATGATTTGTGGGAGCGACTTGATTTGGCTGCCGTGGGAATTCCCTCTACTAACAGCCTTGAAGGTTGTAAGATCATATTCACAACACGGAATAAAGATGTGTGCAAAGGAATGGAAAGCCAAGTCGACATTCAAGTAAAAGTGCTCTCAGATGAGGAATCGTGGAAACTATTCAAAGATAAAGCAGGTGTCATTGTTGATGATCCTTCCTTTCATACCAAGGCAAGGGAGGTATTCAAGGAATGCGCCGGTCTTCCACTTGCAATTATAACATTAGGAAGGGCACTGAGAGGTGAAAGAGATCCTAGAGTGTGGGATAACGCACTATCACAGCTGAAGAAGTCTGCACCAAGAAATATCAAAGAAATGGAGAAAGGAGTGTACCAGTCTATCAAAATCAGCTATGAACGTTTGCAAGCTGAGCTGAAACTAGGGTTCTTGTTTTGCTCCCTGTTTCCTGAAGATTTTGATATTCATGTAGACAGGATGATTAGCTTCTGGAATGGTGAAGGCTTTTTGGAAGATGTTGAAAGTTTGGAGGAAGCACTAAATAAAGGGCACGCTTTGGTTGAAGAACTCAAATCTTCTTGTTTGTTATTAGCAGGTGAAAAGGAAGGGTATGTAAAGATGCACGACATTGTTAGGGATGTTGCCATTTGGATTTCGTCAGAAGAATGCGAGGACTGCAAATCTTTTGTGAGAATTGGATCGAAAGGTTTGCCACAGGGGAAAAGTTGGGAGGAATACCAGAGGATTTCTCTCTGGCGATGTGGAATTAATAAACTGCCAGAAGGGATGCATTGTCCTAAATTGGTGACATTGATGATGCCGGGAAATAAGCAGCTGACTGAAATTCAAGGTTGGTTTTGGGAAGCAACTAAAGCCCTTCGGGTTCTGGATCTAAGCAGAACAGCTATCAGTAAGATACCAGTACTGTCAAACCTGGTGAATTTACGGGTGCTTTGCCTGAGGAGCTGCATGTTTGAAGAAGGGAATTGTTTGTCAGCACTTGGGGGACTGAAGCAGCTTGAATTTCTCGATCTGTCATTTAACAAATGGTTATGCGAGTTGCCAAATGAAATTGGAGAATTGGTCAATCTGCGGAGCTTGGACTTAACAGATACTGTTCATCTTAAAATTGTTCCAAGTGGTGTTATATCAAGGTTGACTCTCCTGGAAGAATTGAAGATGTGGAATAGTTTCGACGAGTGGAAGGCTGAAGAAAAAGAtgcaagcagcagcagcagtagcaacgCCTGTTTGAGTGAAGTGGTATCTTTGAAAGAGTTATCTAATTTACATCTCTGTATTGTGCAAGTGGAACGTTTGCCACGAGACTATCCTCTGATTAAACATCTGACAAAGTTGAAGAAATTTTGCTTCTGCATATGCACAAggcctgatgatgatgatgatgatgatgttttatACTTCAATCGTCCTGAATCGAACCCTGATGAGTTGAACACTGATGAGTTGAGATATATGGAGATTGTTGGTTGTAGTCTCATCCCCGAATGGGCTCTAATGCTTTTACCACAGACCACTCATTTAAAGTTGAGAGAATGCAAGGGTCAAGAGGCACTTAATCGCGGTGGAGGATTCTCAAGTTTGAAATCTCTTACAGTTTATGGATGTGATGACGTGGAATTTGTTGTCAGTGCAAAGGAGTCTCCTAAAAATGCATTCGGTAATCTACAGAGTTTAGAGTTAAGAAAGCTGCCAAATCTAAAGAAAGTCGTGACTAAGTATGAAGAGGGATTGCTTCCCACCTTTTTATTTCATAACCTTAAGGAGGTGGTAGTGAATGGATGTCCTGAACTAAAGCATCTACTCCCATCCTTTTTATTGCAAGGAATGGATAATTTAACCGATGTCAGAGTGTCTGATTGTGGAGGAATGGAGCATTTATTTGATGGACCACCCACAGTGGAGCAACGCAATGATGTGCTCTCCAAACTCGAAACCTTAGATCTTGTTTATCTCACGAGCATGACAAGTATTTGGCCAATGGGGTTAGTGGTTAAGCTCCAAAATCTCGCTACTCTGGAGGTTTGGGATTGCCGTGGCTTGAAGAAAAGTGTTATGTCTGCGATGCAGATGAATGGTGGGCTCCCTAACCTTTATGAGCTCATTGTGAATGATTGCGAAGGAGTGGAGGAGATCATTTCAGATGTGGTGGATAATGAGGGTCTCCTACCTAAACTAAGAATTCTAAATTTAAGTGATCTACCGAAATTGGTGCGCATATGTGGAGGAGAGGCTGATCCCCTGCTGCAACTGGACTGGAATTCACTAGAAGTAATACAAGTGTTGAGATGTGGAGGAATGGAGCATGAATTTGATGGACCGCCCAATGATGTGTTCTTCAAAATCAAAACCTCGAATCTTAAAGATCTCCATAACCTGACCACTCTCGTGCTTCGGAGGTGCCATTTCTTTAAGAAGACCATTATGTCGTCCGTTCAAATGAAGGGTGGGCTCCCTAATCTCGTCAACCTCACCGTGGATGATTGCGGAGGAGTAGAAGAGATCATTTCAGATGTGGTGGATAATGAGGGTCTCCTACCTAAACTAGAAAATCTGACATTATCCTCTCTACCGGAATTGGTGCGAATCTATGGAGGAGGGGAGGCTGTTCCACCACCGCAATTGGATTGGCATTCGTTGAAAACAGTTGAGGTGTATAGATGTCCCAAGCTTAAAAAGGTGCAGCCTGTGCAAGGTGGGACCAACAGTGTGCCGTCGCTTAAAGAGATAAAGGGAGAAAGGAATTGGTGGGAGGGGTTAGATTGGGAAGGAGACGACAGAGTCATCTCCCAATTCCTTGCCCTGTTTAAAGAG GTATTTTTGTTATTGAAGTTTATAATATGA
- the LOC131223503 gene encoding disease resistance protein At4g27190-like isoform X3, whose translation MEKAAGSAAIEVGKCACPYLKEYVGYLMHFNDNVKDLKDHVQDLVARKERIDRLVSPDHSNGEEETPEVRLWLTRAAQMIQEAVTIQQKVAENKGCLHCLNLRWRYSISKQAKQMTESIVRHYDDGNPEKMKMTMPPSLLTVINEEAPSIQGLPSVESSLQEVMSALRDENTKIIGVWGMGGVGKTTLVKNVNNRLDGTQEFNKVIMVTVSEDVDIQRIQGDIAKRLGFTLQDETESSRASDLRNRLMQEKKFLIILDDLWERLDLAAVGIPSTNSLEGCKIIFTTRNKDVCKGMESQVDIQVKVLSDEESWKLFKDKAGVIVDDPSFHTKAREVFKECAGLPLAIITLGRALRGERDPRVWDNALSQLKKSAPRNIKEMEKGVYQSIKISYERLQAELKLGFLFCSLFPEDFDIHVDRMISFWNGEGFLEDVESLEEALNKGHALVEELKSSCLLLAGEKEGYVKMHDIVRDVAIWISSEECEDCKSFVRIGSKGLPQGKSWEEYQRISLWRCGINKLPEGMHCPKLVTLMMPGNKQLTEIQGWFWEATKALRVLDLSRTAISKIPVLSNLVNLRVLCLRSCMFEEGNCLSALGGLKQLEFLDLSFNKWLCELPNEIGELVNLRSLDLTDTVHLKIVPSGVISRLTLLEELKMWNSFDEWKAEEKDASSSSSSNACLSEVVSLKELSNLHLCIVQVERLPRDYPLIKHLTKLKKFCFCICTRPDDDDDDDVLYFNRPESNPDELNTDELRYMEIVGCSLIPEWALMLLPQTTHLKLRECKGQEALNRGGGFSSLKSLTVYGCDDVEFVVSAKESPKNAFGNLQSLELRKLPNLKKVVTKYEEGLLPTFLFHNLKEVVVNGCPELKHLLPSFLLQGMDNLTDVRVSDCGGMEHLFDGPPTVEQRNDVLSKLETLDLVYLTSMTSIWPMGLVVKLQNLATLEVWDCRGLKKSVMSAMQMNGGLPNLYELIVNDCEGVEEIISDVVDNEGLLPKLRILNLSDLPKLVRICGGEADPLLQLDWNSLEVIQVLRCGGMEHEFDGPPNDVFFKIKTSNLKDLHNLTTLVLRRCHFFKKTIMSSVQMKGGLPNLVNLTVDDCGGVEEIISDVVDNEGLLPKLENLTLSSLPELVRIYGGGEAVPPPQLDWHSLKTVEVYRCPKLKKVQPVQGGTNSVPSLKEIKGERNWWEGLDWEGDDRVISQFLALFKEVLPYDEDEWWKIKRYFCY comes from the exons ATGGAAAAGGCGGCAGGTTCAGCTGCAATCGAGGTCGGAAAGTGTGCATGCCCTTATCTTAAGGAATATGTGGGCTATCTTATGCATTTTAATGACAACGTTAAGGATCTGAAAGACCACGTACAAGATCTGGTGGCCAGGAAGGAGCGCATAGATCGATTGGTAAGCCCGGACCACTCCAATGGTGAAGAAGAAACCCCAGAAGTTAGGCTATGGCTAACACGAGCTGCCCAAATGATACAAGAAGCAGTGACGATACAGCAAAAAGTGGCAGAAAACAAGGGATGTCTACATTGTCTGAATTTGAGATGGCGTTACAGTATAAGCAAGCAGGCGAAACAGATGACGGAGAGCATTGTTAGGCACTATGATGATGGGAATCCCGAGAAGATGAAGATGACAATGCCCCCATCCCTTCTGACCGTCATAAACGAGGAAGCTCCATCAATCCAAGGTCTACCATCAGTAGAATCATCTCTCCAAGAAGTCATGAGTGCTTTACGTGATGAAAATACCAAAATAATTGGAGTATGGGGCATGGGTGGTGTGGGCAAAACTACCCTCGTGAAAAATGTGAACAATAGGTTAGATGGGACACAAGAATTCAATAAAGTCATAATGGTGACTGTTTCAGAGGACGTGGACATCCAAAGGATCCAGGGCGACATTGCAAAGAGATTGGGTTTCACACTCCAGGATGAGACCGAGTCCTCGCGAGCAAGTGATCTGAGGAATAGATTGATGCAAGAGAAGAAATTTCTCATCATATTGGATGATTTGTGGGAGCGACTTGATTTGGCTGCCGTGGGAATTCCCTCTACTAACAGCCTTGAAGGTTGTAAGATCATATTCACAACACGGAATAAAGATGTGTGCAAAGGAATGGAAAGCCAAGTCGACATTCAAGTAAAAGTGCTCTCAGATGAGGAATCGTGGAAACTATTCAAAGATAAAGCAGGTGTCATTGTTGATGATCCTTCCTTTCATACCAAGGCAAGGGAGGTATTCAAGGAATGCGCCGGTCTTCCACTTGCAATTATAACATTAGGAAGGGCACTGAGAGGTGAAAGAGATCCTAGAGTGTGGGATAACGCACTATCACAGCTGAAGAAGTCTGCACCAAGAAATATCAAAGAAATGGAGAAAGGAGTGTACCAGTCTATCAAAATCAGCTATGAACGTTTGCAAGCTGAGCTGAAACTAGGGTTCTTGTTTTGCTCCCTGTTTCCTGAAGATTTTGATATTCATGTAGACAGGATGATTAGCTTCTGGAATGGTGAAGGCTTTTTGGAAGATGTTGAAAGTTTGGAGGAAGCACTAAATAAAGGGCACGCTTTGGTTGAAGAACTCAAATCTTCTTGTTTGTTATTAGCAGGTGAAAAGGAAGGGTATGTAAAGATGCACGACATTGTTAGGGATGTTGCCATTTGGATTTCGTCAGAAGAATGCGAGGACTGCAAATCTTTTGTGAGAATTGGATCGAAAGGTTTGCCACAGGGGAAAAGTTGGGAGGAATACCAGAGGATTTCTCTCTGGCGATGTGGAATTAATAAACTGCCAGAAGGGATGCATTGTCCTAAATTGGTGACATTGATGATGCCGGGAAATAAGCAGCTGACTGAAATTCAAGGTTGGTTTTGGGAAGCAACTAAAGCCCTTCGGGTTCTGGATCTAAGCAGAACAGCTATCAGTAAGATACCAGTACTGTCAAACCTGGTGAATTTACGGGTGCTTTGCCTGAGGAGCTGCATGTTTGAAGAAGGGAATTGTTTGTCAGCACTTGGGGGACTGAAGCAGCTTGAATTTCTCGATCTGTCATTTAACAAATGGTTATGCGAGTTGCCAAATGAAATTGGAGAATTGGTCAATCTGCGGAGCTTGGACTTAACAGATACTGTTCATCTTAAAATTGTTCCAAGTGGTGTTATATCAAGGTTGACTCTCCTGGAAGAATTGAAGATGTGGAATAGTTTCGACGAGTGGAAGGCTGAAGAAAAAGAtgcaagcagcagcagcagtagcaacgCCTGTTTGAGTGAAGTGGTATCTTTGAAAGAGTTATCTAATTTACATCTCTGTATTGTGCAAGTGGAACGTTTGCCACGAGACTATCCTCTGATTAAACATCTGACAAAGTTGAAGAAATTTTGCTTCTGCATATGCACAAggcctgatgatgatgatgatgatgatgttttatACTTCAATCGTCCTGAATCGAACCCTGATGAGTTGAACACTGATGAGTTGAGATATATGGAGATTGTTGGTTGTAGTCTCATCCCCGAATGGGCTCTAATGCTTTTACCACAGACCACTCATTTAAAGTTGAGAGAATGCAAGGGTCAAGAGGCACTTAATCGCGGTGGAGGATTCTCAAGTTTGAAATCTCTTACAGTTTATGGATGTGATGACGTGGAATTTGTTGTCAGTGCAAAGGAGTCTCCTAAAAATGCATTCGGTAATCTACAGAGTTTAGAGTTAAGAAAGCTGCCAAATCTAAAGAAAGTCGTGACTAAGTATGAAGAGGGATTGCTTCCCACCTTTTTATTTCATAACCTTAAGGAGGTGGTAGTGAATGGATGTCCTGAACTAAAGCATCTACTCCCATCCTTTTTATTGCAAGGAATGGATAATTTAACCGATGTCAGAGTGTCTGATTGTGGAGGAATGGAGCATTTATTTGATGGACCACCCACAGTGGAGCAACGCAATGATGTGCTCTCCAAACTCGAAACCTTAGATCTTGTTTATCTCACGAGCATGACAAGTATTTGGCCAATGGGGTTAGTGGTTAAGCTCCAAAATCTCGCTACTCTGGAGGTTTGGGATTGCCGTGGCTTGAAGAAAAGTGTTATGTCTGCGATGCAGATGAATGGTGGGCTCCCTAACCTTTATGAGCTCATTGTGAATGATTGCGAAGGAGTGGAGGAGATCATTTCAGATGTGGTGGATAATGAGGGTCTCCTACCTAAACTAAGAATTCTAAATTTAAGTGATCTACCGAAATTGGTGCGCATATGTGGAGGAGAGGCTGATCCCCTGCTGCAACTGGACTGGAATTCACTAGAAGTAATACAAGTGTTGAGATGTGGAGGAATGGAGCATGAATTTGATGGACCGCCCAATGATGTGTTCTTCAAAATCAAAACCTCGAATCTTAAAGATCTCCATAACCTGACCACTCTCGTGCTTCGGAGGTGCCATTTCTTTAAGAAGACCATTATGTCGTCCGTTCAAATGAAGGGTGGGCTCCCTAATCTCGTCAACCTCACCGTGGATGATTGCGGAGGAGTAGAAGAGATCATTTCAGATGTGGTGGATAATGAGGGTCTCCTACCTAAACTAGAAAATCTGACATTATCCTCTCTACCGGAATTGGTGCGAATCTATGGAGGAGGGGAGGCTGTTCCACCACCGCAATTGGATTGGCATTCGTTGAAAACAGTTGAGGTGTATAGATGTCCCAAGCTTAAAAAGGTGCAGCCTGTGCAAGGTGGGACCAACAGTGTGCCGTCGCTTAAAGAGATAAAGGGAGAAAGGAATTGGTGGGAGGGGTTAGATTGGGAAGGAGACGACAGAGTCATCTCCCAATTCCTTGCCCTGTTTAAAGAG GTACTGCCGTATGATGAAGATGAGTGGTGGAAGATAAAAAG GTATTTTTGTTATTGA